A genomic window from Macaca mulatta isolate MMU2019108-1 chromosome 19, T2T-MMU8v2.0, whole genome shotgun sequence includes:
- the ZNF30 gene encoding zinc finger protein 30 isoform X5 has translation MEPKDLQLEDDTIGRKEMLPSENCPSFAPHQKISRQKPRECREYGKTLCQDSKPVQHERIHSSEKPNRCKECGKNFSNGHQLTIHQRLYVDEKPYKCEKCGKAFIRGSAFVKHRRIHTGEKSLKCKRCEKTFSGNYQLTVHESIHTGKKPYECGECGKAFLAYGKLTRHQSIHTGEKPFVCEECGKAFSTFSYLIQHQRIHTGEKPYECKECGKAFSTSSPLAKHQRIHTGEKPYECKECGKAFTVYGQLTRHQSIHTGEKPFECKECGKAFRLSSFLHAHQRIHAGIKPYGCKECGKTFSRASYLVQHGRLHTGEKPYECKECGKAFSTGSYLVQHQRIHTGEKPHECKECGKAFISRHQLTVHQRVHTGEKPYECKECGKAFRVHVHLTQHRKIHTDVKPYECKECGKTFSRASYLVQHGRIHTGKKPYECKECGKAFSSGSYLVQHQRIHTGEKPYECNKCGKAFTVYGQLIGHQSVHTGEKPFECKECGKAFRLNSFLTEHQRVHTGEKPFKCKICGKTFRYSSALKVHLRKHMGVIP, from the exons ATGGAACCAAAAG atttgcAGTTGGAAGATGATACAATTGGCCGTAAAGAAATGCTCCCTTCTGAAAACTGTCCATCTTTTGCCCCACATCAGAAAATTAGTAGACAGAAACCACGTGAATGTCGGGAATATGGAAAGACTCTTTGTCAAGACTCAAAGCCTGTTCAACATGAAAGAATACATAGTAGTGAAAAACCCAACAgatgtaaagaatgtgggaagAACTTTAGTAATGGACATCAACTCACCATACATCAGAGATTGTATGTTGatgagaaaccctacaaatgtgagaAATGTGGGAAGGCCTTTATCAGAGGTTCAGCCTTTGTTAAGCATAGGAGAATTCACACTGGTGAGAAGTCACTCAAATGTAAGCGATGTGAAAAGACTTTTAGCGGTAACTATCAACTTACAGTACATGAGAGTATTCATACTGGGAAGAAACCATATGAGTGTGgagaatgtgggaaagcttttctAGCATATGGAAAGCTTACCCGGCATCAGAGTATTCACACTGGTGAAAAACCCTTTGTGTGTGAGGAGTGTGGGAAGGCCTTCAGTACCTTTTCATACCTGATTCAACATCAGCGAATTCATACTGgtgaaaaaccctatgaatgcaaagaatgtgggaaggcctttagTACTAGCTCACCCCTTGCTAagcatcagagaattcataccggcgagaaaccctatgaatgtaaggagTGTGGGAAGGCTTTCACTGTGTATGGACAGCTTACTCGACATCAGAGTATTCATACTGGTGAGAAGCCTtttgaatgtaaggaatgtggaaagGCCTTTAGACTTAGTTCCTTCCTTCATGCACATCAGCGAATTCACGCAGGGATAAAGCCCTATGGATGCAAGGAATGTGGGAAGACCTTCAGTCGTGCCTCGTATCTTGTTCAACATGGAAGACTTCACACTGGCGAGaagccctatgaatgtaaggagTGTGGCAAGGCCTTTAGTACTGGCTCATACCTTGTTCAGCATCAGAGGATTCATACTGGGGAGAAACCccatgaatgtaaggaatgtgggaaagcctttattAGTCGCCATCAGCTTACTGTACATCAAAGggttcatactggagagaaaccctatgagtgTAAGGAATGTGGCAAGGCCTTCAGAGTGCACGTACATCTCACACAGCATCGGAAAATTCATACTGATGTAAAGCCCtacgaatgtaaggaatgtggaaagACTTTTAGTCGAGCCTCGTACCTTGTACAACATGGCAGAATCCATACTGGTAAGAAGCCCTATGAGTGTAAGGAGTGTGGCAAGGCCTTCAGTTCTGGCTCATACCTTGTTCAGCatcaaagaattcatactggggagaaaccctatgaatgtaacaaatgtgggaaagcctttaccGTTTATGGACAACTTATTGGACATCAGAGTGttcacactggtgagaaaccttttgaatgtaaggaatgtgggaaggcaTTTAGACTTAATTCATTCCTTACCGAACATCAGCGGGTAcacactggtgagaaaccctttaaatgtaaaatatgtggGAAGACCTTTAGATACAGTTCAGCCCTTAAAGTGCATCTGAGAAAGCATATGGGTGTTATACCCTAA
- the ZNF792 gene encoding zinc finger protein 792, producing the protein MAEAALRDPAQGCVTFEDVTIYFSQEEWGLLDEAQRLLYCDVMLENFALIASLGLISFRSHIVSQLEMGKEPWVPDSVDMTSAMARGAYGRPGSDFCRRTEGKDLPSEHNVSVEGVAHDRSPEATLCLQKTCPYDICGLHLKDILHLAEHQTTHPRQKPFLCEAYVKGSEFSANLPQRQVQQNVHNPIRREEDQALPVKTWGDHTSDQLSTCREGGEDFVATAGFLQREFTPSDGEPHKATESMVDFHIALRHNKCCDSGDAFSDKSTLVQHQRIHSRERPYECSKCGIFFTYAADLTQHQKVHNRGKPYECCECGKFFSQHSSLVKHRRVHTGESPHVCGDCGKFFSRSSNLIQHKRVHTGEKPYECSDCGKFFSQRSNLIHHKRVHTGRSAHECSECGKSFNCNSSLIKHWRVHTGERPYKCNECGKFFSHIASLIQHQIVHTGERPHGCSECGKAFSRSSDLMKHQRVHTGERPYECSECGKLFSQSSSLNSHRRLHTGERPYQCSECGKFFNQSSSLHNHRRLHTGERPYECSECGKTFRQRSNLRQHLKVHKPDRPYECSECGKAFNQRPTLIRHQKIHTRERSMENVLLPCSMQQHTPEISSENRPYEGAVNYKLNFVHPSTHPGEVP; encoded by the exons ATGGCGGAGGCGGCCCTGCGGGATCCCGCGCAG GGCTGCGTGACCTTTGAGGACGTGACCATTTACTTCTCCCAGGAGGAGTGGGGGCTCCTCGATGAGGCTCAGAGACTCCTGTATTGCGATGTGATGCTGGAAAACTTTGCACTTATAGCCTCGCTGG GACTTATATCTTTCAGGTCCCACATCGTTTCCCAGCTGGAGATGGGGAAAGAGCCCTGGGTGCCTGACAGTGTGGATATGACTTCAGCCATGGCCAGAGGGGCTTATGGCAGGCCTGGTTCTG ATTTTTGCCGTAGAACAGAGGGCAAGGACTTACCTTCTGAGCATAATGTTTCTGTAGAAGGAGTGGCACACGACAGGAGTCCCGAGGCAACTCTGTGTCTCCAGAAGACCTGCCCCTATGACATATGTGGCCTACATTTGAAAGATATTTTGCATTTGGCTGAACACCAGACAACACATCCCAGGCAGAAACCGTTTCTGTGTGAGGCATATGTGAAAGGCTCTGAGTTCAGTGCAAACCTTCCCCAGAGGCAGGTGCAGCAGAACGTACACAACCCTATCAGAAGGGAGGAGGACCAGGCTTTGCCTGTAAAGACCTGGGGAGACCACACATCAGATCAGCTTTCCACCTGCAGGGAGGGCGGGGAGGACTTTGTGGCCACAGCAGGGTTTCTGCAGCGTGAGTTCACTCCCAGCGATGGGGAGCCGCACAAGGCCACGGAAAGTATGGTGGATTTTCACATTGCACTAAGGCATAACAAGTGCTGTGACTCTGGGGATGCCTTCAGTGACAAATCCACTCTTGTTCAGCACCAGAGAATCCACAGCAGAGAAAGGCCTTATGAATGCAGCAAATGTGGAATCTTCTTCACTTACGCCGCTGACCTCACTCAACACCAGAAAGTTCACAATAGAGGAAAACCGTATGAGTGCTGCGAATGTGGGAAATTTTTCAgccagcactccagccttgttAAACATCGCAGGGTTCACACTGGTGAAAGCCCTCACGTGTGCGGTGACTGTGGGAAATTCTTCAGCCGAAGCTCCAACCTCATTCAGCATAAGAGGGTTCACACTGGTGAAAAGCCATATGAGTGCAGTGACTGTGGGAAGTTCTTCAGCCAGCGTTCCAACCTCATTCATCATAAGAGGGTTCATACAGGCAGAAGTGCCCATGagtgcagtgaatgtgggaaatcCTTCAACTGCAACTCCAGCCTAATTAAACATTGgagagttcacactggagaaagacctTACAAGTGCAATGAATGTGGGAAATTCTTCAGCCACATCGCCAGCCTCATTCAACATCAGATAGTTCACACTGGTGAGCGGCCTCATGGGTGCAGtgagtgtgggaaagccttcagccGAAGCTCTGACCTCATGAAACATCAGCGAGTTCACACTGGTGAACGGCCTTATGagtgcagtgaatgtgggaagTTGTTTAGCCAGAGCTCCAGCCTCAATAGCCATCGGAGACTTCACACTGGCGAACGGCCTTACCagtgcagtgaatgtgggaaatTCTTCAACCAAAGCTCCAGCCTCCATAACCACCGGAGACTTCACACTGGCGAGCGGCCTTATGAGTGCAGCGAATGTGGGAAAACCTTCAGGCAGAGGTCCAATCTGAGGCAGCACCTGAAAGTTCACAAACCAGATAGGCCTTATGAATGCAgcgaatgtgggaaagccttcaacCAAAGGCCTACCCTCATTCGGCATCAGAAGATTCATACCAGAGAAAGGAGCATGGAGAATGTGCTCCTTCCCTGTTCAATGCAACAGCACACACCAGAGATAAGCTCTGAGAACAGACCTTATGAGGGTGCTGTCAACTACAAGTTGAACTTTGTTCATCCAAGCACCCACCCTGGGGAGGTTCCCTAG